Below is a window of Halolamina sp. CBA1230 DNA.
CACGTCGCCGGGGGCCAGTTCGTACGTCTCGCCGTCGAGCGAGAGGTCCAGTCGGCCGTCGAGGAGGTGGAGAACGACGTTCGCCCCGGGGTGAGTGTGCGGCGGCACCTCGTCGCCGGCGTCGAGTTCGAGCCGCACGGCTCGGGGCTCACGCTGCGTGAACACCTCGGCGTGGGGTGTCTCCGTCAGGTCGTCGATCGCAGTGATCTCTGGCATCGACGGAACTCCGTCCGGACCGGGCCTGAGCGTTCGGCCGAAGACGTTCGCCCGGTCGCCGCGATCAGTCGTTCTCGACCGACGCCGATGCGCCCTCGGACTCGACGACCGCCCACCGACCGAACAGCACCGCGAGCAGCGACTGCGGTGCGTGCTTGCGGACGACGCCGACGATATTCGCGACGAACAGGAGCGTCCCGGTAAGAACGGCGACGCCGCCGACCGCCGAGACCGTCGACGGGAGATCGAGCAGGTCGCCGGCGACGAACAGCCCGCTCCCGAGCAGGAGACACCAGAAGTCCGCGACGGCGAGTCGATCGTCGTACAGGTCGTCGACCATCGGCACCGGTTCGTACCCCAGTCGGTCGCTGTAGCGGTGGACCCAGACGACGAATGGGACGACGTGGTAGACGGTTCCGAAAACGACGAACCCAACCACGCCCAGCAGGAGCAGGTGACCCGTCTCGGGCGCGCCCAGCAGCGCGGGCCGCGCGAGCGGACTCGTGACCCACGCGGGCAGCGCGAGGCCAGCCCACAGCGCCGTCGCCGCGGCGACGACGGCGTACCGCGAGAGCATCGGCGTCCGGTCGACCTGAGTCTCCCAGAGCCGGCGCGCGAGCACGACCGAAAACGCAAGCAGCGCGAGCGCGACCAGCACGCCGCCGAGTCGCGCGGCGAGGGGCGACCCGGCGAGTCGACTGCCGGCGAGCAGGACCACCCCGGTCGGGTAGCCCACTTCCTCGAACCGTCCGAGCGGGCGGTCGATCCCGTGGAGCTCGGTCTGGGTGAACATCGTCGCCAACTGGTAGAGCGCGCCCAACACGGTCGTGAGCACGGCGCCGAACACCGCCAGCGTCGCGTGGGCGCCGACGACAGCGGGCCGCGTCACGGGAGAGGTAGCGAGCAGCGAGTGGGTGAAGTCGACCGCCAGCACCAACCCCAGCAGCGTCGCGACGGCGAAAAAGGCGAGCGCCAGCGCGAAGTGGCGCTCGGTGGTGTCGAACGGCCGCGCCCGGGCCAGCGTCCGGCCGACGTTGTAGAGGAACACCCAGAACCCCAGCAGCAGCACGGCGCCGAAGACGGGCAGCAGTGCGAGCCGTGCGGCGAGCAGGCTTGCGGCGAAGCCGAGGAGTCCGCCCGCGAGCAGGGGGAGTTGGAGGCTCGCGAGCCGCGTGGAGTGGAGGTCGACACCCGACCAGACGGGGACGAACTGGGTCATCGCGCCGGCGATGGTGAGGCAGACCCACCCCACGAGCAGCAGGTGGGCGTGGGCGAGCGAGAGCAGCCCCAGCCGAACGTCGACGACGGCGCCGAGCCCCGCGACCGCGCCGAGCGGGAGGAACGCGCTCGCGACGAGGAAGTGTCGCAGCGGCACCGTCATCGGCGGCTGGCGGTCTGGGTCGACGTCGCCCGGGATCGCGCTCATGGGTGAGAGAAGGGAGCCCAGCCGCCTCCCGGTGGCTCCGAACACGTTCGGGGCCGACCGCGCGGCGGCGACAGCGGTCTACTGCTTCGGGAACCGCGCCACGTACTCCTCGGGGCCGCGCTGTTCGACCGCGTAGTTGTCGGCGTCGAACGCCTCGACCTCGGCCTGCATCTCGTAGAACAGCGGTTTGGGCTCGTGGTCGTTGACGATCACCAGTTCGTCGCCGCCCTCCAGCGCGTCGAAGGCGTCGTGGATCTTCGGGTGGCGGTCAGACGGCGGGATCTCGCGGACGTCGAGTCTGGTTTCGGCCATCGACTCCCCGTTGGAGGACCGACCACCAGAAGGCTCTCCCGAACGTGTTCGGCTCCCGACGGCGGATCGGATCGGCCGAACGTGTTCGGCAGCAGCGACTGGTGGGAGAGGCCAGTACGGTCACGTATCGATGCCATGTCGCAGCGACACGTCCACCGCGAACGATCCGGGATCAGTCGTCGACGCTCGCGGCCGATCGACAGCGGGGTCGGTCGGGAACCGTCGGACGGCGGTCCCGAAGTGACCGCCGATGGTGGGGGAATCGGGGGGTCGGGGCGATGACCGGACACCTGCACGAGACGAGCGATCTCGTCGATCGGAGGACGATGAACTCTGAACCGATCGCCGTCGAGGCGCCGGGGCTCCAGGACGTGCTCGACGCGCTGGACGACCCGGACTGTCGGGCGATCCTCGAACGGCTGGACAGCCCGATGGCCGCGAAGGAGCTCTCGGAGGCATGTGACATCCCGCAGTCGACGACCTACCGGAAGCTGGACCTGCTCAGCGAGGCGTCGCTGATCGAGGAGCGCACGGAGATCCGCGAGGACGGCCGCCACACGGCGCGGTACGTCGCGGATTTCGACGAGATCGAGATCTCCCGTGCCGACGACGGCGCGCTCGACCTCTCGATCAGCCGCGAGGAGTCCTCGCCCGACGAGCGTCTCTCGGCGCTCTGGTCGGAGGTGCGCACGGAGACATGAACGCCGCCGTCGTCGCGCTCAAAACGCTCACGCTGCTGCTCGGCGGCTCGATCACGCTGTACGCCGTCCGCGCCTCCCGTCGCAACGGATCGGCCGCGCTGCGGGCGCTCGCGGTCGGGTTCGGCGCGATCACGGCCGGCGCGCTGCTGGCGGGGATCGTCGACCAGCTCCTGCCGGTGAACCACGACCTCGCGCTCGTCGTCGAGAGCGCGTTCACGACGCTGGGGTTCGGGGTGATCCTCTACTCGCTGTACGTGGAGTAGCAGGTCGCTTAGCCGTCGTCCGTGGCGACGTACGTTTTCACGATCCAGTAGACGACGGCGATGGAAGCGCCGAGGAACAGCGGCGACTCGACTGGAAGGGCTTGCGCCAGGAGCACGACGCTCAGCAGTATCGCCGCCCAGAGCCCGAGCGTCGAGAGGAGTGTGCTCGCGGCGGGGAGGGCATCCGACACCATACGTTCCCTTCGGGAGCCGCCTATATACTGGTTCTGGCGCCGATCGTGCCGTCGAGGCCGCTCGGCCGGTCTCGCGCGAGACGACTGACTGCTGACTCGTGCTGCCCGACCTATCGAGGGAGGAGCGTCGAGACGCGCGCGTTCTCCTTGAGGTACAGCCCTGCGCCGCCGACGGTCAGCGGAACGCGGGGGAGCTCCGAGACGCGAAGCGTCGGGTGTGATCCGCCGCGCTCGAGGATCTCGGTCCGGGGCTGGAGAACCGCCTCGCCGGAGAGCGACTCGTTGTACTCGAGCAGGTACGTCCCCGGATCGAGCTGCCACCACTGGTAGTCGTCCTCCTCGTTCCGCCAGACTCGCTCGTGGGGCTCGGTCTCGGCGGGTTCGAGTTCGCCACCCCCGAAGTCGACTCGGCCGGGCTCGCTGATCTCGTGGACCTCCGCGACGGTGAGATCGAGCCCACCGTCGTCACGTACCTGGGTCGGTTCGTGAACGATCCCCTCGACCGCGTCGACGAGGTCGCTCATGTGTCGAGGTAGTGGCTCCGACCTCAAAAACGTCGACGTCGGGAGGTGACGCTAGTGGGGGCGAACGCCGACGATGGAGCCTCACACGCTCCGCCGTCGAACGAGCCGACCCGCCAGCCACGCCGGCCCGACACTCCAGACCACCAGCGAACCGACCAGCACCGGCGTCGTCACGCCGGAGCCGACCAGCACGTCCGCCATCCCGCCAGTCACCGTCGGCACCGACTGGAGCGCGAGCACGCGGAACGCGGTGGCGGGGTTGGCGAGCACGAAGGCGGCCAGCCAGTCCGGGCCGACCACGTCGGCGGCGATCAGGCCGACCGAGACGAGGTCGTGGACCAGCGCGACCCAGACCCACAGCAGCAACGCGCCGCCGAGCGCGTGGGTCTTCTCCGCGGCGAGCGTCGACAGCAGGGTCGACAGCGCGAGAAAGGCCGCGCCGCCCAGCACGGCCGCGCCCACGAGTCCGAGATACGCGGGCGTGAGCCCGCCCGCGTTCGCGAGCCAGAGCCCGCCGACGCCGAACCCCGCCACGACCGCGCCGACGAACACCGCCAGCCGGCCGAGGTAGGTGCCGAGGACGACGCGGCTCCGCGGCACCGGGAGCGCGAACAGCACGCCCAGCCAGCCCGACTCGTCGCTGCCGACGACGGCGTCGTAGCCGAACAGCAGCGCGACCAGGGGGAGCAGCAACGCCGAGAGTTCGACGAGGCTGACGACCACTGCGTCCGAACGGACCACCCCGCCCTGGCCGCCGAGCGTGACCACCAGTATCGAGAGGGAAGCGAACAGCGCCGCGAGCGCGAACGCCCAGCGGTTCCGGATCGCGAGCGCGAACTCCAGTCGGGCGACGGTGGCGACCTGATCGAGCGCCGAGCCCTCCGCGCTCCCCGTCGGCAGGCGGAGGCCGGTTTCCTCAACGACCCCGCCGTCGGTCTTGCCGGACGGCGGCGACTGTCGGCCGTCGTCGGTCTTGCCGGACGGCGGCGACTGCCGGCCGTCGTCGGGTCCCGCGTCGCTCATCGCTCCACCTCAACGGTCTCCCCGCGACTGCCACCCGCCTCCGCGACCAGCGTTCCGAACCCGGCTTCGAGGTCGTCGCCGTCGCCCAGCTCCCGCAGTTCCTCGACGTCGCCGTCGAACAGCAGTTCGCCGTCGTGGAGCACCGCGGCGTCGTCACACAGCGTCTCCACCTCGGCGAGCACGTGGGTCGTGATGACGACGGTCAGGTCCGACTCCTCGCGCAGGCGGTCGAGGATGCGGTGGAACTCCGCGACGCCCAGCGGGTCGAGGCCGGCGGTCGGCTCGTCGAGCAAGAGCAGCCTGGGTCGATCCAGCAGCGCCGAGGCCAGCGCGAGCCGGCGGTTCATCCCGTTGGAGTAGCCGCCGACGCGGCGGTCCGCGGCATCGCCGAGCCCGACGGTGCCGAGCGCGGCCGCGACGCGGTCGGGGCGTTCGGCTTTCGCCACGCCGCGGAGGCGGGCGTGGTAGCCCAGCACCTCCCGACCCGTGAGCGCGTCCGGGAAGCCGGCGTGTTCGGGGACGTACCCCACCACCTCGCGGAGTTCGTGGCCGGCGTCGGTCACGTCCCGGCCGCCGACGGCCACTTGCCCCGCGTCGGGGGTGAGGTGGCCGACGAGCAGTTTGAACAGCGTGGACTTGCCGGCGCCGTTGGTGCCCAGCAGGCCGTACGTCGTGCCCGGCTCGATCGACAGGCTCACGCCGTCGAGGGCGACCACGTCGCCGTAGCGTTTCGTCAGATCAGTCGTCGTTATCGCGTGCATGGTGGTCCCTCCAGTCGTGCGGCGAGCGTTCGAGCGGGTGGTAGTCGACGACGCCCGGCGCGTCGAGGACGGGGAGCGTGCGCTCGGCCCGACGGAGCGCCTCGAACGCCGGACTGTTCGTGAACACGGCAGCGGCCGGCTGCTCCCGGACCAGCTTCTCGACCAGCCCCGCGGGCCGGTAGCGGAGTTCGCTCACGCCGTCGTCGTCCAGATCCGCGGCGTCGGCGCCGCTCCAGTAGTTGCCGCGTTCGGAGCCGTTCCAGACGTGGGTGTCGCTGGTGACCGCCTGTACGGGCCGGCGGTTGCCGACGAAGCTGTTGTTGACGACCTCCTCGCCGTGGGTGCCGGCGGTCAGGTGGAACCCGATCTCGTTGCCGAGCACGAGGTTCCCCCTGAGCTCGTTGTCCGCGGAGTTCAGCGAGTAGATCCCGCGCTGATTGTCGACGAACTCGTTGCCGCGGA
It encodes the following:
- a CDS encoding dCTP deaminase codes for the protein MSDLVDAVEGIVHEPTQVRDDGGLDLTVAEVHEISEPGRVDFGGGELEPAETEPHERVWRNEEDDYQWWQLDPGTYLLEYNESLSGEAVLQPRTEILERGGSHPTLRVSELPRVPLTVGGAGLYLKENARVSTLLPR
- a CDS encoding ABC transporter permease gives rise to the protein MSDAGPDDGRQSPPSGKTDDGRQSPPSGKTDGGVVEETGLRLPTGSAEGSALDQVATVARLEFALAIRNRWAFALAALFASLSILVVTLGGQGGVVRSDAVVVSLVELSALLLPLVALLFGYDAVVGSDESGWLGVLFALPVPRSRVVLGTYLGRLAVFVGAVVAGFGVGGLWLANAGGLTPAYLGLVGAAVLGGAAFLALSTLLSTLAAEKTHALGGALLLWVWVALVHDLVSVGLIAADVVGPDWLAAFVLANPATAFRVLALQSVPTVTGGMADVLVGSGVTTPVLVGSLVVWSVGPAWLAGRLVRRRSV
- a CDS encoding ABC transporter ATP-binding protein, with the translated sequence MHAITTTDLTKRYGDVVALDGVSLSIEPGTTYGLLGTNGAGKSTLFKLLVGHLTPDAGQVAVGGRDVTDAGHELREVVGYVPEHAGFPDALTGREVLGYHARLRGVAKAERPDRVAAALGTVGLGDAADRRVGGYSNGMNRRLALASALLDRPRLLLLDEPTAGLDPLGVAEFHRILDRLREESDLTVVITTHVLAEVETLCDDAAVLHDGELLFDGDVEELRELGDGDDLEAGFGTLVAEAGGSRGETVEVER
- a CDS encoding cupin domain-containing protein; this translates as MPEITAIDDLTETPHAEVFTQREPRAVRLELDAGDEVPPHTHPGANVVLHLLDGRLDLSLDGETYELAPGDVARFSGEREISPQAVEASTALVVFAPAE
- a CDS encoding helix-turn-helix domain-containing protein, which codes for MNSEPIAVEAPGLQDVLDALDDPDCRAILERLDSPMAAKELSEACDIPQSTTYRKLDLLSEASLIEERTEIREDGRHTARYVADFDEIEISRADDGALDLSISREESSPDERLSALWSEVRTET
- a CDS encoding DUF2249 domain-containing protein codes for the protein MAETRLDVREIPPSDRHPKIHDAFDALEGGDELVIVNDHEPKPLFYEMQAEVEAFDADNYAVEQRGPEEYVARFPKQ